The segment AAGCGGCTCAACGTTTTGGGAAGGCTTTGGAGACTTTCTGATCGAGCACTATGATGTGGATGAAGATACATGGTTGGTTGTCAATGGAGATGGAGCGGAGTGGATCGGGGAGTGTGAATCCTATTTTCACCGCTGCATTTACACGCTGGATCGCTTTCATGTTGCGCGGGAATTAAAACATGGTTTGCGCGAACTGCCTGTGCATTGGAAAGCCGTCCGTCGAGCCCTGGCTGCTTATGACCCGCAGGGATTGTTTGCTGCGATGGATGCCATACCGAAGGAGAGTATTCCAGAGGATCGACGTACCGATTGGGAACGGCTGAAAGGGTTTTTGCGTGGTCATGAGAAGCATCTGGTCGACTACCGCAAGATCCTTGCAGCCAATGGGATCGATACG is part of the Insulibacter thermoxylanivorax genome and harbors:
- a CDS encoding UPF0236 family transposase-like protein translates to SGSTFWEGFGDFLIEHYDVDEDTWLVVNGDGAEWIGECESYFHRCIYTLDRFHVARELKHGLRELPVHWKAVRRALAAYDPQGLFAAMDAIPKESIPEDRRTDWERLKGFLRGHEKHLVDYRKILAANGIDTTGMRPMGSAESQMRVFAKRTKRGGYSWSVRGVQAMLRSIIARNEGRLHEGEVRENKQACKQQEKPGFRLKDLFKTPKEYRTGVVNGLLRTLQTSKQSSPLGMALKGLRG